A stretch of Ipomoea triloba cultivar NCNSP0323 chromosome 13, ASM357664v1 DNA encodes these proteins:
- the LOC116001660 gene encoding uncharacterized protein LOC116001660, with protein sequence MCIFSESSQAKVAREGKVEFKFDMKPDNSNMEEYRKLCRERTNKSMVKNRQIQVIANDCGVNMRPMPGMFGMIASSSKQFLKEILNELCVYNKRGANQGVSQFPLSELLPRKN encoded by the exons ATGTGTATATTCTCAGAGTCAAGTCAAG CAAAGGTTGCCAGGGAAGGAAAAGTTGAGTTTAAATTTGACATGAAGCCAGACAATTCGAATATGGAAGAGTACAGAAAACTGTGTCGTGAAAGAACGAACAAATCAATGGTCAAGAACAGGCAAATTCAG GTCATTGCTAATGATTGTGGAGTAAACATGAGGCCCATGCCCGGAATGTTTGGAATGATTGCATCCAGTTCTAAG CAATTTCTGAAGGAGATACTAAATGAACTGTGTGTATACAATAAGAGGGGAGCAAACCAAG GTGTTTCCCAATTCCCACTATCTGAGCTTCTGCCAAG aAAGAATTGA